The window GTGCCTCTCGCCAATTGCGCTGGAAATACGGGTCTACTTGCAAAAGTCCTTCAGTAGCTTTAATAAAGGCAAAACGAATATTTACATCGTCTTCTTTCATTGTTTTTACTTGTTGCCAATTTATCTTACCCTGGTAATAAGAAACATCAATGCCATGAATGGTATAGTTTTTCGGAATTTTAATATTGAAGCTTTCATAAGTACGGTAATTTGGATCCTGACCCCAATCTTTAATCCACCGCCAAGTGGCAACAAAACCGTTGAGCACATATCCATAATAAAATGGAGAAAGCAAAATTAATAGTAAACCTGCTAGCGCAACTTTCCATTTGGTAGGAAATGGCTGTGGCTTCTTTTTTCTGACGGAAGGCTTTCGGATTATTGATTTTTTTGGGGCTGGCTTTTTGGGTATCGGCGGCATAGCTTAGTTGATGACGCTAAGTTGAGGAAAAATTTGGGAGAAAAAAAAGCAAGGCGCCTCGTTTCTATGAAAAAGAAAATGATTAGTATAAAACAACCAAAGAAACGCTTATCGCCACAATAACTACTTGTTTAGCGTTATACATAAATTTCTTATTAAAGATTATTTTAGCCCCCAAATCTTGGTACTTGATACCAATCCGCTATTCGAGATGTTAGCCCTTCAGCGCATCTTGAATGCCAAATGATCAAGGATTTGCAATCCTTATATTAACTATAAAAAAACACCAACCCCCCACATCATTTAAAACAAACTTAATAACCTTACCCCTAATACCGCATTTTAATATTAGTGGCCATTCGCTTTCTGCCTTTTTTAATTAAATGAATTTCTAAACGCTAAAGGCGAAACATTCGTCTTTGTCTTGAAAAGTTTGCTGAACGATTGGGAATGTTCAAAGCCCAATTCATAAGCAATTTCCGAAACGGATAGAGTTGTAGTTGATAATTTTTCTTTGGCTTTTTCTATGATTGCTTGCTGAATGTATTGTTGTGTGTTTAGCCCTGTCAATGAACTTAACATATCACTCAAATAACGTTGCGATAGTTTTAATGCTGTGCTGATGTATTTCACTGATGGCAAACCATTTTTCAGACTGTTTTCTCCTTCAAAATAGCTGTTCAAAATTTTGTCCAAAGAAGTGATGATATCGTGGTTAACTGCTTTCCTGGTAATAAATTGCCTATTGTAAAACCGGTTGCTGTAATTCAATAATAATTCTATTTGCGACACCAAAACATCCTGACTGAAACCGTCAATATTATTGTCTAATTCGTTGGCTATTGTAGCAAATAAATTGGCAATAATTTCTTTTTCTTTTGCCGATAGAAATAAAGCTTCTGAAACATCGTATGAGAAAAAGCCGTATTGATTTATTGTTTTTCCTAATGGATAATTTCGGATAAAGTCTGGATGAAAATATAAAGCAATCCCTTCATAGCTTTCTGTTTCTTCAGGTGAAAAAACGATTTGTTTTGGCTTCAAAAATGCAAGTCCACCTTCTTCAAAATCATAATAGCCTTGTCCGTATTTTATTTGACCTGTGAATGTAGGTTTAAAGGAAATTTTGTAAAAATCAAGGCTTACTTTTTGCCCTTTGGGAAACATCTCAAGCGAAACATTATTATAATCGACCAATGCAATCAATGGGTGCAATGGCGCCGGAAAACCTAACACACGCACCAATTGGGATATACTTTTAATTTGATTGATGTTAGTTACTTGTTGCATTTTCTTTTACGAATTTAATCAATTTTGTTTTGCCGGGCGAATCACAATGTCGCCAATTTCAACATTATCCGGTTGACTTACTGCATAAATTACGGCATTAGCAATCGCCACGGGATCTATGGCAATCTGTTCCATTCCTTTTTGAACAGCGGTTTTCATTTCTTCATTTTTAATGTTGTTCGCAAAATCTGTTTTCACAAATCCAGGTGAAATGCC is drawn from Pedobacter mucosus and contains these coding sequences:
- a CDS encoding helix-turn-helix domain-containing protein; this translates as MQQVTNINQIKSISQLVRVLGFPAPLHPLIALVDYNNVSLEMFPKGQKVSLDFYKISFKPTFTGQIKYGQGYYDFEEGGLAFLKPKQIVFSPEETESYEGIALYFHPDFIRNYPLGKTINQYGFFSYDVSEALFLSAKEKEIIANLFATIANELDNNIDGFSQDVLVSQIELLLNYSNRFYNRQFITRKAVNHDIITSLDKILNSYFEGENSLKNGLPSVKYISTALKLSQRYLSDMLSSLTGLNTQQYIQQAIIEKAKEKLSTTTLSVSEIAYELGFEHSQSFSKLFKTKTNVSPLAFRNSFN